In the Bombus pyrosoma isolate SC7728 linkage group LG15, ASM1482585v1, whole genome shotgun sequence genome, one interval contains:
- the LOC122575525 gene encoding erythroid differentiation-related factor 1 isoform X2 has product MSESTNTKLDTVKPMPVAIPSDSSKKPVKSTAVVKYSVVQTPATYAQLQCNTDLNLPPSNWLSSSAESYGLQSVWSQTSGFSSFRMAHMFPDCVGEVDVVSDAENIKKLLKLPYNHGVISMVVHRIENTLLLDDFDIHKYLLRQAENDWEWLKKFFYEHIFQNLGDKEKRLFHKTNSRNTLQQRNLVSKFLYRSIVVADSKEQHTKPQLPVKTLKPCLPEPSQEEKVPDPNYNHNFARNIVWTFENIQMLIGTDMPIFGGQTHPCISLRLRDMTKPINVLTGIDYWLDNLMCNVPEVVMCYHLDGIVQKYELIKTEDLPNLDHSKFSPKVIRDVAQNILSFLKNNSTKAGHTYWLFKGKDDDVVKLYDLTSLCNDVSDEKGQNPFTVPVAMLLYRVARNMKYSSDYRRQQGTIRMLLRNCIQLLTKEKYPQIVTSAHFMLSDLYIPSDTDPASPALSDQSDEEDMQSEFSINNENEKDLMDEIEEAAIKSLTLANIKEHAECEEPKYKPPPIAGTIEERCLAALDHVYHGLECLQYFPIEDNSEDERKKEDEEEKKKRVYEENHLNMAKPFQAIPMPYISLKEDKKEVDVEVSSVNNSPVHKKKSKQKKVKKLEKIISKMDSHENGPKALLCKLKNETLPTWQAPQKSDNISWNVHLKTLLYEKASLIFAVLAENEYANRNYGASLRYMLAVLRCQKMLEIFCDIRNDKSISYLLGRAGDCCFMAVQDWCNVEKHRRDYEMKNEIEESIVEEIYRMEDIDMNIELLPQRLESLESTLVASYKCYEKALSLELMDMDRNNLLRRLGNIHNELGVLYMNQAGTRYQQENLAEETSTSSEGVTTLLTRSLTHLEAGVKAFETVHDEANLALLHSNTGRLMRLCAHMHVKQNTQERHFYNKALASYQKALQVLGSKKSNPVIWDTITWDLSTTLFTMATLLQDYPTTGCKTEEELEREVVDILQKALKHCDIETAGPRQPVYQFRAAIIQHRLASLYHRVYREYEPDADNIRRKTSLQLCKLYYDKAAKLLLALEQTTEFLTVQMERVALAEHQARCATTFNNKLKAYQNGLQLILQCRPIIDILCDRNNSQKQNAISNKIGKESIEEGKPTDEQKLIEDEESLVVLLEQRLQFILRSLTKLFVTKNSNSSKKESETLTNLYKQCYSKTLRPVTMSGFKLIQHIVQLLRELEKMLPPIET; this is encoded by the exons atgtcaGAAAGTACGAATACCAAGCTTGATACG GTCAAGCCTATGCCTGTGGCCATACCATCTGATTCATCCAAGAAACCAGTCAAGTCAACCGCCGTTGTAAAATACTCGGTCGTCCAAACACCAGCAACTTATGCTCAATTACAATGCAACACAGACTTAAATTTGCCACCGAGCAACTGGCTCAGCAGTTCTGCAGAAAGTTATGGCCTGCAGAGTGTATGGTCTCAGACCTCTGGATTTTCCAGTTTTCGTATGGCACATATGTTCCCTGATTGCGTAGGGGAAGTTGATGTTGTGTCGGATGcagagaatataaaaaaactgCTGAAATTGCCTTACAACCATGGAGTCATATCGATGGTGGTACACAGAATAGAGAACACTTTGTTGCTAGATGACTTTGATATTCACAAGTACTTACTTAGACAAGCGGAAAACGACTGGGAATggttaaagaaatttttctacgaGCATATTTTCCAGAATCTGGGAGATAAAGAAAAGCGTCTGTTTCATAAGACAAACAGTAGAAATACTTTGCAACAGAGGAACCTAGTATCCAAATTTTTGTATCGCTCGATAGTAGTAGCAGACAGCAAAGAGCAACATACCAAGCCACAGTTACCAGTGAAAACATTGAAGCCATGCTTGCCAGAACCTTCTCAGGAAGAAAAAGTCCCAGATCCgaattataatcataattttgCGAGAAATATCGTCTGGACCTTCGAGAACATACAGATGCTAATTGGTACTGATATGCCGATATTTGGAGGGCAAACTCACCCATGTATAAGCCTCAGATTAAGAGATATGACTAAACCTATTAACGTGTTAACTGGTATAGATTATTGGCTGGACAATTTGATGTGTAATGTACCAGAAGTGGTAATGTGTTATCATTTGGATGGTATTGTACAAAagtatgaattaattaaaacagaaGATCTTCCTAATTTAGATCACTCTAAGTTCAGTCCCAAAGTTATCCGAGATGTAGCGcagaatattttaagtttcttAAAGAACAATTCAACCAAGGCTGGGCATACTTACTGGTTGTTCAAAGGCAAAGATGATGATGTTGTAAAGTTGTATGACTTAACTTCTTTGTGTAATGATGTATCGGATGAAAAGGGTCAGAATCCATTTACTGTACCTGTTGCTATGTTACTATATAGAGTAGCCCGTAACATGAAATACTCTTCTGATTATCGTAGGCAGCAGGGTACTATTAGAATGCTATTAAGAAATTGCATACAACTATTGACTAAAGAAAAGTACCCACAGATTGTAACATCTGCACATTTTATGCTATCTGATTTGTATATACCATCTGATACCGATCCTGCTAGTCCAGCGTTGTCGGATCAGAGTGATGAAGAGGATATGCAAAGTGAATTCAGTATAAACAACGAGAACGAGAAGGATTTAATGGACGAAATCGAAGAAGCTGCAATTAAGTCTTTAACATTAGCTAATA ttaAAGAGCACGCAGAATGCGAAGAACCTAAATATAAACCACCACCAATTGCAGGCACCATCGAAGAAAGATGTTTAGCCGCTCTAGATCATGTTTATCACGGACTCGAATGTCTACAGTATTTTCCGATCGAAGATAATTCTGAAGATGAACGGAAGAAAgaggatgaagaagaaaagaagaaaagagtatACGAAGAGAATCATTTAAATATGGCTAAACCTTTCCAGGCAATTCCTATGccttatatttctttgaaagaagataagaaagaaGTTGACGTCGAAGTGAGTTCAGTAAATAATAGTCCTGTGCATAAAAAGAAATCCAAGCAAAAGAAGGTgaagaaacttgaaaaaattatttcaaaaatggaCTCTCACGAGAACGGACCAAAAGCACTGTTATGTAAGCTTAAAAATGAAACCTTACCTACATGGCAGGCACCTCAAAAAAGTGATAATATAAGTTGGAACGTTCATTTAAAGACATTATTATACGAAAAGGCTTCGTTGATTTTTGCCGTGCTCGCTGAAAATGAATATGCTAATAGAAATTACGGAGCGTCGTTAAGATATATGTTAGCAGTCCTACGTTGTCAGAAgatgttggaaatattttgtgaTATACGGAACGATAAATCAATAAGCTATTTATTGGGACGTGCTGGAGACTGTTGTTTTATGGCTGTACAAGACTGGTGTAATGTCGAGAAACACAGGAGAGATTACGAGATGAAGAACGAAATTGAAGAAAGCATTGTCGAGGAGATATATCGAATGGAAGATATAGACATGA atattgaATTATTGCCACAACGTTTAGAAAGTTTAGAGTCTACCTTAGTAGCATCTTATAAGTGCTACGAGAAAGCATTGTCGTTAGAACTGATGGATATGGATAGAAATAATCTCTTAAGGCGATTAGGAAACATTCATAACGAGTTAGGTGTACTTTACATGAATCAAGCTGGAA CGCGGTACCAACAAGAGAATTTAGCGGAAGAAACATCAACCTCTTCGGAAGGAGTAACAACGCTACTTACACGGTCGCTAACTCATTTGGAAGCAGGCGTGAAAGCGTTCGAAACTGTCCATGATGAAGCAAATTTAGCACTTTTACATTCAAATACCGGAAGACTTATGCGACTTTGCGCACATATGCACGTTAAACAGAACACTCAAGAACGTCACTTTTATAATAAAGCGCTTGCAAGTTATCAGAAAGCCTTGCAAGTTTTAGGTTCAAAGAAGTCAAACCCTGTAATTTGGGATACTATTACATGGGACCTGTCCACTACTTTGTTCACTATGGCTACATTATTACAGGATTATCCTACAACTGGATGCAAA ACTGAAGAAGAATTAGAACGGGAGGTCGTCGATATCCTACAGAAAGCTCTGAAGCATTGTGATATTGAAACTGCCGGGCCAAGGCAACCAGTATATCAATTTCGCGCTGCAATAATTCAACATCGACTCGCATCGTTATATCATCGTGTATACAGAGAATATGAACCGGATGCGGAcaatattagaagaaaaacaagCTTGCAACTTTGCAAGctgtattacgataaagcTGCGAAGCTTTTGTTAGCTTTGGAACAAACTACGGAGTTTCTGACGGTGCAGATGGAAAGAGTTGCTTTAGCTGAACATCAAGCGCGTT GTGCCACAAcctttaacaataaattaaaagcatATCAGAATGGTCTTCAGTTAATTCTACAATGTAGACcgattatcgatatattatgCGATAGAAACAATTCTCAGAAGCAGAATGCTATTAGCAATAAGATAGGGAAAGAAAGTATCGAGGAAGGAAAACCAACTGATGAACAGAAATTGATAGAGGATGAAGAAAGTCTAGTGGTATTGTTGGAACAGCGATTACAATTTATCTTGCGATCTTTGacgaaattatttgttactaAGAATAGTAACAGTAGCAAAAAAGA GTCAGAAACACTTACCAATTTGTACAAACAGTGTTACAGTAAAACATTACGGCCGGTCACGATGTCTGGTTTCAAGTTAATACAGCATATTGTACAACTTTTACGGGAGTTGGAAAAGATGTTACCACCTATAGAAACTTGA
- the LOC122575525 gene encoding erythroid differentiation-related factor 1 isoform X1 translates to MSESTNTKLDTVKPMPVAIPSDSSKKPVKSTAVVKYSVVQTPATYAQLQCNTDLNLPPSNWLSSSAESYGLQSVWSQTSGFSSFRMAHMFPDCVGEVDVVSDAENIKKLLKLPYNHGVISMVVHRIENTLLLDDFDIHKYLLRQAENDWEWLKKFFYEHIFQNLGDKEKRLFHKTNSRNTLQQRNLVSKFLYRSIVVADSKEQHTKPQLPVKTLKPCLPEPSQEEKVPDPNYNHNFARNIVWTFENIQMLIGTDMPIFGGQTHPCISLRLRDMTKPINVLTGIDYWLDNLMCNVPEVVMCYHLDGIVQKYELIKTEDLPNLDHSKFSPKVIRDVAQNILSFLKNNSTKAGHTYWLFKGKDDDVVKLYDLTSLCNDVSDEKGQNPFTVPVAMLLYRVARNMKYSSDYRRQQGTIRMLLRNCIQLLTKEKYPQIVTSAHFMLSDLYIPSDTDPASPALSDQSDEEDMQSEFSINNENEKDLMDEIEEAAIKSLTLANIKEHAECEEPKYKPPPIAGTIEERCLAALDHVYHGLECLQYFPIEDNSEDERKKEDEEEKKKRVYEENHLNMAKPFQAIPMPYISLKEDKKEVDVEVSSVNNSPVHKKKSKQKKVKKLEKIISKMDSHENGPKALLCKLKNETLPTWQAPQKSDNISWNVHLKTLLYEKASLIFAVLAENEYANRNYGASLRYMLAVLRCQKMLEIFCDIRNDKSISYLLGRAGDCCFMAVQDWCNVEKHRRDYEMKNEIEESIVEEIYRMEDIDMSMFIAKKYTKDYLVISSLFKILYIFIDIELLPQRLESLESTLVASYKCYEKALSLELMDMDRNNLLRRLGNIHNELGVLYMNQAGTRYQQENLAEETSTSSEGVTTLLTRSLTHLEAGVKAFETVHDEANLALLHSNTGRLMRLCAHMHVKQNTQERHFYNKALASYQKALQVLGSKKSNPVIWDTITWDLSTTLFTMATLLQDYPTTGCKTEEELEREVVDILQKALKHCDIETAGPRQPVYQFRAAIIQHRLASLYHRVYREYEPDADNIRRKTSLQLCKLYYDKAAKLLLALEQTTEFLTVQMERVALAEHQARCATTFNNKLKAYQNGLQLILQCRPIIDILCDRNNSQKQNAISNKIGKESIEEGKPTDEQKLIEDEESLVVLLEQRLQFILRSLTKLFVTKNSNSSKKESETLTNLYKQCYSKTLRPVTMSGFKLIQHIVQLLRELEKMLPPIET, encoded by the exons atgtcaGAAAGTACGAATACCAAGCTTGATACG GTCAAGCCTATGCCTGTGGCCATACCATCTGATTCATCCAAGAAACCAGTCAAGTCAACCGCCGTTGTAAAATACTCGGTCGTCCAAACACCAGCAACTTATGCTCAATTACAATGCAACACAGACTTAAATTTGCCACCGAGCAACTGGCTCAGCAGTTCTGCAGAAAGTTATGGCCTGCAGAGTGTATGGTCTCAGACCTCTGGATTTTCCAGTTTTCGTATGGCACATATGTTCCCTGATTGCGTAGGGGAAGTTGATGTTGTGTCGGATGcagagaatataaaaaaactgCTGAAATTGCCTTACAACCATGGAGTCATATCGATGGTGGTACACAGAATAGAGAACACTTTGTTGCTAGATGACTTTGATATTCACAAGTACTTACTTAGACAAGCGGAAAACGACTGGGAATggttaaagaaatttttctacgaGCATATTTTCCAGAATCTGGGAGATAAAGAAAAGCGTCTGTTTCATAAGACAAACAGTAGAAATACTTTGCAACAGAGGAACCTAGTATCCAAATTTTTGTATCGCTCGATAGTAGTAGCAGACAGCAAAGAGCAACATACCAAGCCACAGTTACCAGTGAAAACATTGAAGCCATGCTTGCCAGAACCTTCTCAGGAAGAAAAAGTCCCAGATCCgaattataatcataattttgCGAGAAATATCGTCTGGACCTTCGAGAACATACAGATGCTAATTGGTACTGATATGCCGATATTTGGAGGGCAAACTCACCCATGTATAAGCCTCAGATTAAGAGATATGACTAAACCTATTAACGTGTTAACTGGTATAGATTATTGGCTGGACAATTTGATGTGTAATGTACCAGAAGTGGTAATGTGTTATCATTTGGATGGTATTGTACAAAagtatgaattaattaaaacagaaGATCTTCCTAATTTAGATCACTCTAAGTTCAGTCCCAAAGTTATCCGAGATGTAGCGcagaatattttaagtttcttAAAGAACAATTCAACCAAGGCTGGGCATACTTACTGGTTGTTCAAAGGCAAAGATGATGATGTTGTAAAGTTGTATGACTTAACTTCTTTGTGTAATGATGTATCGGATGAAAAGGGTCAGAATCCATTTACTGTACCTGTTGCTATGTTACTATATAGAGTAGCCCGTAACATGAAATACTCTTCTGATTATCGTAGGCAGCAGGGTACTATTAGAATGCTATTAAGAAATTGCATACAACTATTGACTAAAGAAAAGTACCCACAGATTGTAACATCTGCACATTTTATGCTATCTGATTTGTATATACCATCTGATACCGATCCTGCTAGTCCAGCGTTGTCGGATCAGAGTGATGAAGAGGATATGCAAAGTGAATTCAGTATAAACAACGAGAACGAGAAGGATTTAATGGACGAAATCGAAGAAGCTGCAATTAAGTCTTTAACATTAGCTAATA ttaAAGAGCACGCAGAATGCGAAGAACCTAAATATAAACCACCACCAATTGCAGGCACCATCGAAGAAAGATGTTTAGCCGCTCTAGATCATGTTTATCACGGACTCGAATGTCTACAGTATTTTCCGATCGAAGATAATTCTGAAGATGAACGGAAGAAAgaggatgaagaagaaaagaagaaaagagtatACGAAGAGAATCATTTAAATATGGCTAAACCTTTCCAGGCAATTCCTATGccttatatttctttgaaagaagataagaaagaaGTTGACGTCGAAGTGAGTTCAGTAAATAATAGTCCTGTGCATAAAAAGAAATCCAAGCAAAAGAAGGTgaagaaacttgaaaaaattatttcaaaaatggaCTCTCACGAGAACGGACCAAAAGCACTGTTATGTAAGCTTAAAAATGAAACCTTACCTACATGGCAGGCACCTCAAAAAAGTGATAATATAAGTTGGAACGTTCATTTAAAGACATTATTATACGAAAAGGCTTCGTTGATTTTTGCCGTGCTCGCTGAAAATGAATATGCTAATAGAAATTACGGAGCGTCGTTAAGATATATGTTAGCAGTCCTACGTTGTCAGAAgatgttggaaatattttgtgaTATACGGAACGATAAATCAATAAGCTATTTATTGGGACGTGCTGGAGACTGTTGTTTTATGGCTGTACAAGACTGGTGTAATGTCGAGAAACACAGGAGAGATTACGAGATGAAGAACGAAATTGAAGAAAGCATTGTCGAGGAGATATATCGAATGGAAGATATAGACATGAGTATGTTCATagctaaaaaatatacaaaagacTATCTTGTTATAAGTTctctatttaaaatactttatatatttatagatattgaATTATTGCCACAACGTTTAGAAAGTTTAGAGTCTACCTTAGTAGCATCTTATAAGTGCTACGAGAAAGCATTGTCGTTAGAACTGATGGATATGGATAGAAATAATCTCTTAAGGCGATTAGGAAACATTCATAACGAGTTAGGTGTACTTTACATGAATCAAGCTGGAA CGCGGTACCAACAAGAGAATTTAGCGGAAGAAACATCAACCTCTTCGGAAGGAGTAACAACGCTACTTACACGGTCGCTAACTCATTTGGAAGCAGGCGTGAAAGCGTTCGAAACTGTCCATGATGAAGCAAATTTAGCACTTTTACATTCAAATACCGGAAGACTTATGCGACTTTGCGCACATATGCACGTTAAACAGAACACTCAAGAACGTCACTTTTATAATAAAGCGCTTGCAAGTTATCAGAAAGCCTTGCAAGTTTTAGGTTCAAAGAAGTCAAACCCTGTAATTTGGGATACTATTACATGGGACCTGTCCACTACTTTGTTCACTATGGCTACATTATTACAGGATTATCCTACAACTGGATGCAAA ACTGAAGAAGAATTAGAACGGGAGGTCGTCGATATCCTACAGAAAGCTCTGAAGCATTGTGATATTGAAACTGCCGGGCCAAGGCAACCAGTATATCAATTTCGCGCTGCAATAATTCAACATCGACTCGCATCGTTATATCATCGTGTATACAGAGAATATGAACCGGATGCGGAcaatattagaagaaaaacaagCTTGCAACTTTGCAAGctgtattacgataaagcTGCGAAGCTTTTGTTAGCTTTGGAACAAACTACGGAGTTTCTGACGGTGCAGATGGAAAGAGTTGCTTTAGCTGAACATCAAGCGCGTT GTGCCACAAcctttaacaataaattaaaagcatATCAGAATGGTCTTCAGTTAATTCTACAATGTAGACcgattatcgatatattatgCGATAGAAACAATTCTCAGAAGCAGAATGCTATTAGCAATAAGATAGGGAAAGAAAGTATCGAGGAAGGAAAACCAACTGATGAACAGAAATTGATAGAGGATGAAGAAAGTCTAGTGGTATTGTTGGAACAGCGATTACAATTTATCTTGCGATCTTTGacgaaattatttgttactaAGAATAGTAACAGTAGCAAAAAAGA GTCAGAAACACTTACCAATTTGTACAAACAGTGTTACAGTAAAACATTACGGCCGGTCACGATGTCTGGTTTCAAGTTAATACAGCATATTGTACAACTTTTACGGGAGTTGGAAAAGATGTTACCACCTATAGAAACTTGA
- the LOC122575525 gene encoding erythroid differentiation-related factor 1 isoform X3: protein MPVAIPSDSSKKPVKSTAVVKYSVVQTPATYAQLQCNTDLNLPPSNWLSSSAESYGLQSVWSQTSGFSSFRMAHMFPDCVGEVDVVSDAENIKKLLKLPYNHGVISMVVHRIENTLLLDDFDIHKYLLRQAENDWEWLKKFFYEHIFQNLGDKEKRLFHKTNSRNTLQQRNLVSKFLYRSIVVADSKEQHTKPQLPVKTLKPCLPEPSQEEKVPDPNYNHNFARNIVWTFENIQMLIGTDMPIFGGQTHPCISLRLRDMTKPINVLTGIDYWLDNLMCNVPEVVMCYHLDGIVQKYELIKTEDLPNLDHSKFSPKVIRDVAQNILSFLKNNSTKAGHTYWLFKGKDDDVVKLYDLTSLCNDVSDEKGQNPFTVPVAMLLYRVARNMKYSSDYRRQQGTIRMLLRNCIQLLTKEKYPQIVTSAHFMLSDLYIPSDTDPASPALSDQSDEEDMQSEFSINNENEKDLMDEIEEAAIKSLTLANIKEHAECEEPKYKPPPIAGTIEERCLAALDHVYHGLECLQYFPIEDNSEDERKKEDEEEKKKRVYEENHLNMAKPFQAIPMPYISLKEDKKEVDVEVSSVNNSPVHKKKSKQKKVKKLEKIISKMDSHENGPKALLCKLKNETLPTWQAPQKSDNISWNVHLKTLLYEKASLIFAVLAENEYANRNYGASLRYMLAVLRCQKMLEIFCDIRNDKSISYLLGRAGDCCFMAVQDWCNVEKHRRDYEMKNEIEESIVEEIYRMEDIDMNIELLPQRLESLESTLVASYKCYEKALSLELMDMDRNNLLRRLGNIHNELGVLYMNQAGTRYQQENLAEETSTSSEGVTTLLTRSLTHLEAGVKAFETVHDEANLALLHSNTGRLMRLCAHMHVKQNTQERHFYNKALASYQKALQVLGSKKSNPVIWDTITWDLSTTLFTMATLLQDYPTTGCKTEEELEREVVDILQKALKHCDIETAGPRQPVYQFRAAIIQHRLASLYHRVYREYEPDADNIRRKTSLQLCKLYYDKAAKLLLALEQTTEFLTVQMERVALAEHQARCATTFNNKLKAYQNGLQLILQCRPIIDILCDRNNSQKQNAISNKIGKESIEEGKPTDEQKLIEDEESLVVLLEQRLQFILRSLTKLFVTKNSNSSKKESETLTNLYKQCYSKTLRPVTMSGFKLIQHIVQLLRELEKMLPPIET, encoded by the exons ATGCCTGTGGCCATACCATCTGATTCATCCAAGAAACCAGTCAAGTCAACCGCCGTTGTAAAATACTCGGTCGTCCAAACACCAGCAACTTATGCTCAATTACAATGCAACACAGACTTAAATTTGCCACCGAGCAACTGGCTCAGCAGTTCTGCAGAAAGTTATGGCCTGCAGAGTGTATGGTCTCAGACCTCTGGATTTTCCAGTTTTCGTATGGCACATATGTTCCCTGATTGCGTAGGGGAAGTTGATGTTGTGTCGGATGcagagaatataaaaaaactgCTGAAATTGCCTTACAACCATGGAGTCATATCGATGGTGGTACACAGAATAGAGAACACTTTGTTGCTAGATGACTTTGATATTCACAAGTACTTACTTAGACAAGCGGAAAACGACTGGGAATggttaaagaaatttttctacgaGCATATTTTCCAGAATCTGGGAGATAAAGAAAAGCGTCTGTTTCATAAGACAAACAGTAGAAATACTTTGCAACAGAGGAACCTAGTATCCAAATTTTTGTATCGCTCGATAGTAGTAGCAGACAGCAAAGAGCAACATACCAAGCCACAGTTACCAGTGAAAACATTGAAGCCATGCTTGCCAGAACCTTCTCAGGAAGAAAAAGTCCCAGATCCgaattataatcataattttgCGAGAAATATCGTCTGGACCTTCGAGAACATACAGATGCTAATTGGTACTGATATGCCGATATTTGGAGGGCAAACTCACCCATGTATAAGCCTCAGATTAAGAGATATGACTAAACCTATTAACGTGTTAACTGGTATAGATTATTGGCTGGACAATTTGATGTGTAATGTACCAGAAGTGGTAATGTGTTATCATTTGGATGGTATTGTACAAAagtatgaattaattaaaacagaaGATCTTCCTAATTTAGATCACTCTAAGTTCAGTCCCAAAGTTATCCGAGATGTAGCGcagaatattttaagtttcttAAAGAACAATTCAACCAAGGCTGGGCATACTTACTGGTTGTTCAAAGGCAAAGATGATGATGTTGTAAAGTTGTATGACTTAACTTCTTTGTGTAATGATGTATCGGATGAAAAGGGTCAGAATCCATTTACTGTACCTGTTGCTATGTTACTATATAGAGTAGCCCGTAACATGAAATACTCTTCTGATTATCGTAGGCAGCAGGGTACTATTAGAATGCTATTAAGAAATTGCATACAACTATTGACTAAAGAAAAGTACCCACAGATTGTAACATCTGCACATTTTATGCTATCTGATTTGTATATACCATCTGATACCGATCCTGCTAGTCCAGCGTTGTCGGATCAGAGTGATGAAGAGGATATGCAAAGTGAATTCAGTATAAACAACGAGAACGAGAAGGATTTAATGGACGAAATCGAAGAAGCTGCAATTAAGTCTTTAACATTAGCTAATA ttaAAGAGCACGCAGAATGCGAAGAACCTAAATATAAACCACCACCAATTGCAGGCACCATCGAAGAAAGATGTTTAGCCGCTCTAGATCATGTTTATCACGGACTCGAATGTCTACAGTATTTTCCGATCGAAGATAATTCTGAAGATGAACGGAAGAAAgaggatgaagaagaaaagaagaaaagagtatACGAAGAGAATCATTTAAATATGGCTAAACCTTTCCAGGCAATTCCTATGccttatatttctttgaaagaagataagaaagaaGTTGACGTCGAAGTGAGTTCAGTAAATAATAGTCCTGTGCATAAAAAGAAATCCAAGCAAAAGAAGGTgaagaaacttgaaaaaattatttcaaaaatggaCTCTCACGAGAACGGACCAAAAGCACTGTTATGTAAGCTTAAAAATGAAACCTTACCTACATGGCAGGCACCTCAAAAAAGTGATAATATAAGTTGGAACGTTCATTTAAAGACATTATTATACGAAAAGGCTTCGTTGATTTTTGCCGTGCTCGCTGAAAATGAATATGCTAATAGAAATTACGGAGCGTCGTTAAGATATATGTTAGCAGTCCTACGTTGTCAGAAgatgttggaaatattttgtgaTATACGGAACGATAAATCAATAAGCTATTTATTGGGACGTGCTGGAGACTGTTGTTTTATGGCTGTACAAGACTGGTGTAATGTCGAGAAACACAGGAGAGATTACGAGATGAAGAACGAAATTGAAGAAAGCATTGTCGAGGAGATATATCGAATGGAAGATATAGACATGA atattgaATTATTGCCACAACGTTTAGAAAGTTTAGAGTCTACCTTAGTAGCATCTTATAAGTGCTACGAGAAAGCATTGTCGTTAGAACTGATGGATATGGATAGAAATAATCTCTTAAGGCGATTAGGAAACATTCATAACGAGTTAGGTGTACTTTACATGAATCAAGCTGGAA CGCGGTACCAACAAGAGAATTTAGCGGAAGAAACATCAACCTCTTCGGAAGGAGTAACAACGCTACTTACACGGTCGCTAACTCATTTGGAAGCAGGCGTGAAAGCGTTCGAAACTGTCCATGATGAAGCAAATTTAGCACTTTTACATTCAAATACCGGAAGACTTATGCGACTTTGCGCACATATGCACGTTAAACAGAACACTCAAGAACGTCACTTTTATAATAAAGCGCTTGCAAGTTATCAGAAAGCCTTGCAAGTTTTAGGTTCAAAGAAGTCAAACCCTGTAATTTGGGATACTATTACATGGGACCTGTCCACTACTTTGTTCACTATGGCTACATTATTACAGGATTATCCTACAACTGGATGCAAA ACTGAAGAAGAATTAGAACGGGAGGTCGTCGATATCCTACAGAAAGCTCTGAAGCATTGTGATATTGAAACTGCCGGGCCAAGGCAACCAGTATATCAATTTCGCGCTGCAATAATTCAACATCGACTCGCATCGTTATATCATCGTGTATACAGAGAATATGAACCGGATGCGGAcaatattagaagaaaaacaagCTTGCAACTTTGCAAGctgtattacgataaagcTGCGAAGCTTTTGTTAGCTTTGGAACAAACTACGGAGTTTCTGACGGTGCAGATGGAAAGAGTTGCTTTAGCTGAACATCAAGCGCGTT GTGCCACAAcctttaacaataaattaaaagcatATCAGAATGGTCTTCAGTTAATTCTACAATGTAGACcgattatcgatatattatgCGATAGAAACAATTCTCAGAAGCAGAATGCTATTAGCAATAAGATAGGGAAAGAAAGTATCGAGGAAGGAAAACCAACTGATGAACAGAAATTGATAGAGGATGAAGAAAGTCTAGTGGTATTGTTGGAACAGCGATTACAATTTATCTTGCGATCTTTGacgaaattatttgttactaAGAATAGTAACAGTAGCAAAAAAGA GTCAGAAACACTTACCAATTTGTACAAACAGTGTTACAGTAAAACATTACGGCCGGTCACGATGTCTGGTTTCAAGTTAATACAGCATATTGTACAACTTTTACGGGAGTTGGAAAAGATGTTACCACCTATAGAAACTTGA